A single window of Pseudomonadota bacterium DNA harbors:
- a CDS encoding sel1 repeat family protein yields the protein MATTNRQRSQRACVSSAGTVKELLPRLSASAEPRRAMMWLGAISLLAVLSTLAACRDEQDAIGQFMAGDYQSSFKSFLRRADNGDSAAINFVGIHYYLGLGVERDFSAAAKWFERAARAANADAQRNLGVLYMRGWGVPRDNVTAYGWLFQATSQGNQRARMYLEAVEHSITPNQTMQARKWIADQLRLPGEPHPASSAGREQP from the coding sequence ATGGCCACGACCAATCGCCAACGTTCGCAGCGCGCATGCGTGAGTAGTGCCGGCACGGTGAAAGAACTGCTCCCGAGGTTGTCTGCAAGTGCCGAACCGAGGCGGGCGATGATGTGGCTGGGCGCAATCTCGCTGCTCGCCGTGCTGTCGACCTTGGCCGCTTGTCGGGATGAGCAGGACGCCATCGGTCAGTTCATGGCCGGGGATTACCAATCGTCTTTCAAGTCATTTCTACGGCGCGCCGATAATGGCGATAGCGCCGCAATTAACTTTGTTGGCATTCATTATTATCTGGGGCTCGGGGTCGAGCGCGATTTCAGCGCCGCGGCCAAGTGGTTCGAGCGTGCTGCGCGTGCCGCCAATGCCGACGCGCAGCGCAATCTCGGCGTGCTGTACATGCGCGGCTGGGGCGTGCCCCGCGACAATGTGACGGCCTACGGTTGGTTGTTCCAAGCCACCAGTCAGGGCAACCAGCGCGCGCGCATGTACCTGGAAGCGGTGGAGCACTCGATTACGCCAAACCAGACCATGCAGGCACGTAAGTGGATTGCCGACCAGCTGCGCTTGCCGGGGGAGCCTCATCCGGCGAGCTCCGCGGGTCGCGAGCAACCCTGA
- the glmS gene encoding glutamine--fructose-6-phosphate transaminase (isomerizing): MCGIVGAVAQRDVAPILVEGLKRLEYRGYDSAGVATVKDKTIQRVRVAGKVRVLEEALGSEPHAGGLGIAHTRWATHGVPSIRNAHPHMCRETVALVHNGIIENHERLRAEQIAAGHAFNSDTDTEVVVNRIYDYLEQGDDLLKAVQRTTGDLEGAYALGVLSTTSTDRLVVARRGSPLVIGLGIGENFVASDVFALLPVTQRFIFLEEGDVAEITREQVRIYDANGHAVTRAESLSELSADAAEKSGYRHFMLKEIFTQARAAAETLEGRIENGTVLDSAFGFDAKEILDQVKSVTIVACGTSFHAGLVARYWLEGLAGVPCTVEVASEYRYRKPVVTPNSLFVTISQSGETADTLAALREARRWGVSHSLAICNVPESSLTRESELVLMTRAGPEIGVASTKAFTTQLVALMLLVVALGRRNGMTGEQERELVRQLESLPGKINGVLELNDRIADLSQAFAHKHHSLFLGRGSMYPIAMEGALKLKEISYIHAEAYPAGELKHGPLALVDEDMPVISVAPNNELLEKLKSNLEEVRARGGQLYIFADSRVEVTKQPDIHVLDVMPVEDPIAPIVYTIPLQLLAYHVAVIRGADVDQPRNLAKSVTVE, encoded by the coding sequence ATGTGTGGAATAGTCGGAGCTGTCGCGCAGCGCGATGTCGCGCCCATCCTGGTCGAAGGTCTGAAGCGACTGGAATATCGCGGCTATGATTCGGCCGGCGTCGCGACCGTCAAGGACAAGACCATTCAGCGCGTGCGGGTGGCGGGCAAGGTACGCGTGCTCGAAGAAGCGTTGGGATCCGAACCCCATGCCGGTGGGCTCGGTATCGCCCATACGCGGTGGGCGACGCACGGCGTGCCGTCGATACGCAACGCGCATCCGCACATGTGCCGCGAAACGGTCGCGCTGGTGCATAACGGCATCATCGAAAATCACGAGCGTTTGCGCGCCGAGCAGATCGCCGCCGGTCACGCGTTCAATTCCGACACCGACACCGAAGTCGTGGTCAATCGCATCTATGACTACCTGGAGCAGGGCGACGACCTGCTCAAGGCCGTGCAGCGCACCACGGGCGATCTCGAAGGCGCCTACGCCTTGGGTGTGCTGTCGACCACCTCTACGGACCGACTGGTGGTCGCCCGCCGCGGCAGCCCGCTCGTGATCGGTCTCGGCATCGGTGAGAATTTCGTGGCGTCGGACGTATTCGCGCTGTTACCCGTGACGCAGCGCTTCATCTTCCTCGAGGAGGGGGATGTCGCCGAGATCACGCGAGAGCAGGTGCGCATCTACGACGCCAACGGCCATGCCGTGACGCGCGCGGAGTCCTTGTCGGAACTGTCGGCCGATGCCGCTGAGAAGTCCGGCTACCGGCACTTCATGCTCAAGGAGATCTTCACCCAGGCGCGCGCCGCCGCCGAGACCCTGGAGGGTCGCATCGAAAACGGCACGGTGCTCGATTCCGCCTTCGGATTCGATGCCAAGGAAATCCTCGACCAGGTGAAGTCGGTCACCATCGTTGCCTGCGGTACCAGCTTTCACGCAGGCTTGGTGGCGCGCTACTGGCTGGAAGGGTTGGCGGGCGTGCCGTGTACCGTTGAAGTCGCGAGTGAATACCGCTACCGCAAGCCGGTGGTCACGCCCAACAGCCTGTTCGTCACCATATCGCAATCCGGAGAGACTGCCGACACGCTGGCTGCCCTGCGCGAGGCGCGGCGCTGGGGCGTCTCGCATTCACTGGCCATCTGCAACGTGCCCGAGAGTTCTCTGACCCGCGAGTCGGAGCTGGTGTTGATGACTCGCGCCGGCCCCGAGATCGGCGTTGCCTCCACCAAGGCTTTCACCACCCAGCTGGTGGCCCTGATGCTGTTGGTGGTGGCGCTCGGCCGGCGCAATGGCATGACGGGCGAGCAGGAGCGCGAACTGGTGCGTCAGCTCGAAAGCCTGCCAGGCAAGATCAATGGCGTGCTGGAACTCAACGACCGCATCGCGGATCTGTCGCAAGCCTTTGCCCATAAGCATCACAGCCTGTTCCTGGGCCGTGGCTCGATGTATCCGATCGCCATGGAGGGCGCGCTCAAGCTCAAGGAGATCTCCTACATTCACGCCGAGGCTTATCCCGCCGGCGAACTCAAGCACGGCCCGCTGGCCCTGGTCGACGAAGACATGCCCGTGATCTCCGTGGCGCCCAACAACGAACTGCTCGAGAAGCTGAAATCCAATCTCGAGGAAGTGCGCGCGCGCGGCGGCCAGCTGTACATTTTCGCCGACTCCCGCGTGGAAGTGACCAAGCAGCCGGACATACACGTGCTCGACGTGATGCCGGTCGAGGACCCGATAGCGCCGATCGTCTACACCATTCCGCTGCAATTGCTGGCCTATCACGTCGCCGTAATCCGTGGCGCCGACGTCGACCAGCCGCGTAACCTGGCCAAGTCGGTGACGGTGGAGTGA
- a CDS encoding sigma 54-interacting transcriptional regulator, translating into MDAAKGNAGKVLLVDDDQDMLNLLSKWLQGADFTPLLATSGEDALRQLSSARPDMVVTDLFMEEMDGMTLVTRIHAENPLTPVIMLSGQARIPDAVKATHLGTSAFLTKPIAKEAFLAEINAHIRPRRPEGEAQFGRNIIYRSDVMAELLEQAELVARGDVTVFINGETGTGKEVLARAIHDGSRRRAHAFIGVNCGAIPEQLLESELFGHEKGSFTGATNRHDGLFLAADGGTLFLDEIGDMPLGLQVKLLRVLQDFEVRPVGASKSVPVNVRIISATHNDLESLVEKGEFREDLYYRLNVVPLKMPRLAERAEDIPLLLDHFLAINAARAATPKKRFAPDAVAYLAGASWPGNIRQLINAVELCSTLFTGDIIPLAMAQRALRQQPVQFKTLKDAKAEFERNYLVSVLRISGGNVANAARIAGRNRTEFYKLLNQYDLDAANYRETNGAEDDD; encoded by the coding sequence ATGGATGCCGCCAAGGGAAACGCCGGCAAGGTGCTGCTCGTCGATGACGACCAGGACATGCTGAACCTGCTCTCCAAGTGGCTGCAGGGAGCGGACTTCACGCCTTTGCTGGCGACTTCGGGCGAGGACGCGCTGCGCCAGTTGAGCAGTGCACGTCCGGACATGGTGGTGACCGACCTGTTCATGGAAGAAATGGACGGCATGACGCTGGTAACGCGCATCCATGCCGAGAATCCGTTGACGCCGGTCATCATGCTGAGTGGCCAGGCGCGCATCCCGGATGCGGTCAAAGCCACGCACCTCGGCACCTCGGCATTTCTCACCAAGCCCATCGCCAAGGAAGCGTTCCTGGCCGAGATCAACGCGCACATTCGTCCGCGCCGTCCCGAGGGCGAGGCGCAGTTCGGGCGCAACATCATCTACCGCAGCGATGTCATGGCCGAACTGCTCGAGCAGGCGGAACTGGTGGCGCGCGGCGACGTGACGGTGTTCATCAATGGCGAGACCGGCACTGGCAAGGAAGTACTGGCGCGCGCCATCCACGACGGCAGTCGCCGCAGGGCCCATGCCTTCATCGGGGTCAATTGCGGCGCCATACCCGAGCAGCTTCTCGAATCGGAGCTGTTCGGTCACGAGAAGGGATCCTTCACGGGCGCCACCAACCGCCATGACGGCCTGTTCCTGGCGGCCGACGGCGGCACCTTGTTCCTGGATGAAATCGGCGACATGCCGCTCGGCTTGCAGGTCAAGTTGTTGCGCGTCCTGCAGGACTTCGAAGTGCGGCCGGTGGGCGCGAGCAAGAGCGTGCCGGTCAACGTGCGGATCATTTCCGCGACCCACAACGACCTTGAATCGCTGGTCGAGAAGGGCGAATTTCGCGAGGACCTCTACTATCGCCTGAACGTGGTGCCGTTGAAGATGCCGCGGCTCGCCGAGCGGGCCGAGGACATTCCCTTGCTGCTCGATCACTTTCTCGCCATCAATGCCGCGCGCGCCGCCACACCCAAGAAGCGCTTCGCACCCGACGCGGTAGCCTATCTCGCCGGCGCGTCGTGGCCAGGCAACATTCGCCAGCTCATCAACGCCGTCGAACTGTGCTCGACGCTCTTCACCGGTGACATCATTCCGCTGGCCATGGCCCAGCGCGCATTGCGCCAGCAGCCCGTGCAGTTCAAGACGCTCAAGGACGCCAAGGCGGAATTCGAGCGCAATTATCTCGTCAGCGTGTTGCGCATCAGCGGCGGCAACGTCGCGAATGCGGCGCGCATTGCCGGCCGCAATCGTACGGAGTTCTACAAGTTGCTCAACCAGTACGATCTCGACGCCGCCAATTATCGCGAAACCAATGGCGCCGAGGATGATGATTGA
- the ihfA gene encoding integration host factor subunit alpha: MALTKAEMAERLFEDLGLNKREAKELVEAFFEEIRMSLEAGQQVKLSGFGNFDLRDKNQRPGRNPKTGEEIPITARRVVTFRPGQKLKARVEAYAGSIEQ; encoded by the coding sequence ATGGCGTTGACGAAAGCCGAAATGGCCGAACGATTGTTCGAGGACTTGGGCCTCAACAAACGCGAAGCCAAGGAACTTGTCGAGGCCTTTTTCGAAGAAATCCGCATGTCTTTGGAAGCAGGACAACAAGTCAAACTTTCCGGATTTGGCAACTTCGATCTTCGCGATAAAAACCAGCGGCCCGGGCGGAATCCCAAAACCGGTGAGGAGATTCCCATCACTGCACGTCGCGTTGTGACGTTCAGACCAGGTCAAAAACTAAAAGCCAGAGTAGAAGCCTATGCTGGAAGCATCGAACAATAA
- a CDS encoding response regulator, producing the protein MAERINKVQRHASSNFFYFVAAALGISFSCVLVVLAWNNALRNETRDFNFNTIAVRNEVEANIRTADAIIANLASFVAADEREDRTRFAQYTAGSLKRYAFIDGMARIRVEADGRVRVIHESGKAAGAAVATLLTGDRRARDTVNDVIGLDAAVALAPDPEQAGAAALYLVQPNARRDNAGGAFDCAVLSVDLAGLVGAQSIEPSLSFTLYAVSEGVAGRQRVFTRPASTMAGTGWVVDTLREESTVRLEHFSAWLVTDKALRWGSIDTGLVLVAAVLGVGVTLLLVALARAKDLQARELEARNRVIEEQVQHQTRELAVARDQALEASRVKSDFLASMSHEIRTPLNAIIGMAELLSESALNREQEKFVGVFRNAGEALLSLVNDILDLSKIEAEQLILENIEFDLQDIVEQAVDIYALKADDKGIELVTDIAPGVPRKLVGDPGRLRQVMLNLIGNAIKFTEHGEIVVTVRIDNGDAAGDVLHFEVRDSGIGVPHDKLESIFGSFTQVDSSITRRYGGTGLGLAICKRLVEMMGGRIWVESDEGCGSRFHFLARLAPAMAHAPALAVAGRGRAVLLISRHAPGARVLAAALEAWQFQCDVCDDEAAAVALLVEAREAGRPYSAVLQDIGRDAEADALARRLRESGDATPLIMLFRPSTVAAGVEKTQRFAGASYLVKPLKRAQLAQAMANLDGAAPTSAPATPEPVSEPVQGARILLVEDNEDNRMLIKAYLRQEPYEVVEAENGEQALSRVKAERFDVVLMDVQMPVMDGYAATRAIREWETAMRRPRTPIIALTANAIKEDMERSLAAGCDDHLTKPIKKRVLLDALRERLAAAA; encoded by the coding sequence ATGGCTGAGCGTATCAACAAGGTTCAGCGCCACGCTTCGTCCAATTTCTTCTACTTCGTTGCGGCCGCCCTCGGCATTTCCTTCTCATGCGTGCTGGTGGTTCTGGCGTGGAACAACGCGCTGCGTAATGAAACGCGCGATTTCAACTTCAACACCATCGCGGTGCGCAATGAGGTCGAGGCCAACATCCGCACCGCGGATGCGATCATTGCCAACCTCGCGAGTTTCGTCGCGGCCGATGAGCGCGAGGACAGGACGCGCTTCGCGCAGTACACCGCAGGCTCGCTGAAGCGCTACGCCTTCATCGATGGCATGGCCAGGATTCGCGTCGAAGCGGACGGTCGTGTGCGCGTCATCCATGAGAGCGGCAAGGCGGCGGGTGCCGCCGTGGCGACCTTGCTGACCGGCGACCGACGGGCGCGCGACACCGTGAACGATGTCATCGGCCTGGACGCCGCCGTTGCATTGGCGCCCGACCCCGAGCAGGCGGGCGCCGCGGCGCTGTATCTCGTGCAGCCCAACGCGCGTCGCGACAACGCCGGCGGCGCTTTCGATTGCGCAGTGTTGAGTGTCGACCTCGCCGGCCTGGTCGGCGCGCAATCCATCGAACCGAGCCTGAGCTTCACCCTGTATGCCGTGTCGGAAGGCGTTGCCGGACGGCAGCGGGTGTTCACGCGTCCGGCCAGCACCATGGCCGGCACCGGCTGGGTGGTCGACACGCTGCGTGAAGAAAGCACGGTGCGCCTCGAGCATTTCTCGGCGTGGCTGGTCACCGACAAGGCGCTGCGCTGGGGAAGCATCGACACCGGCCTGGTGCTGGTTGCGGCAGTGCTCGGCGTCGGCGTCACCTTATTGCTGGTGGCGCTGGCGCGGGCCAAGGATTTGCAGGCGCGCGAACTCGAGGCCCGTAATCGCGTCATCGAGGAGCAGGTCCAGCACCAAACCCGCGAGTTGGCCGTGGCCCGCGACCAGGCGCTGGAAGCATCGCGGGTCAAATCGGATTTCCTGGCCAGCATGAGTCACGAGATCCGCACGCCGCTCAACGCCATCATCGGCATGGCCGAATTGCTCTCGGAGTCGGCCTTGAATCGCGAGCAGGAGAAATTCGTCGGCGTGTTTCGCAACGCCGGCGAAGCGTTGCTCAGCCTGGTCAACGACATTCTCGACCTGTCCAAGATCGAAGCCGAGCAGTTGATCCTGGAGAACATCGAGTTCGATTTGCAGGACATCGTCGAGCAGGCCGTCGACATCTACGCGCTCAAAGCCGACGACAAAGGTATCGAACTGGTCACCGATATCGCGCCAGGCGTGCCGCGCAAGCTCGTGGGCGACCCTGGGCGCCTGCGCCAGGTCATGCTCAACCTGATCGGCAACGCCATCAAGTTCACCGAGCATGGCGAGATCGTCGTCACCGTGCGTATCGACAATGGCGATGCGGCGGGCGACGTTCTGCACTTCGAAGTCCGCGATTCCGGCATCGGTGTGCCGCACGACAAGCTAGAGAGCATTTTTGGCAGCTTCACCCAGGTCGACAGTTCCATCACGCGGCGATACGGCGGTACTGGCCTTGGCCTTGCGATCTGCAAGCGACTGGTGGAAATGATGGGCGGGCGGATCTGGGTGGAGAGCGACGAGGGATGCGGCAGCCGGTTTCATTTCCTGGCGCGCTTGGCGCCCGCCATGGCGCATGCGCCCGCGCTGGCGGTGGCCGGCCGTGGCCGCGCGGTGCTGCTCATCTCACGCCATGCGCCGGGGGCGCGGGTGCTCGCCGCGGCGCTCGAAGCGTGGCAGTTCCAGTGCGACGTCTGTGACGATGAAGCCGCGGCCGTGGCGCTGCTGGTCGAGGCACGCGAAGCCGGCCGGCCGTACAGCGCGGTGCTGCAGGACATCGGCCGCGATGCCGAGGCCGATGCACTCGCGAGACGTTTGCGTGAGAGCGGCGACGCGACGCCGCTGATCATGCTGTTCCGGCCCTCGACCGTGGCCGCCGGCGTGGAGAAGACCCAGCGCTTTGCCGGCGCGAGTTACCTGGTAAAGCCCCTCAAACGCGCGCAGTTGGCGCAGGCCATGGCGAACCTGGACGGCGCGGCGCCGACGTCCGCACCGGCGACGCCCGAGCCGGTCAGCGAGCCGGTGCAGGGCGCCCGCATCCTGCTGGTCGAAGACAACGAAGACAACCGCATGCTGATCAAGGCTTATCTGCGCCAGGAGCCCTACGAGGTGGTGGAAGCGGAAAACGGCGAGCAGGCGCTATCGCGCGTCAAGGCCGAACGTTTCGACGTGGTGCTGATGGACGTGCAGATGCCGGTGATGGACGGCTACGCCGCGACCCGCGCGATTCGAGAGTGGGAGACCGCCATGCGCAGGCCGCGCACGCCGATCATTGCCTTGACGGCCAATGCCATCAAGGAAGACATGGAGCGCAGCCTCGCCGCCGGCTGCGACGATCATCTGACCAAGCCCATCAAGAAGCGCGTGTTGCTCGATGCCTTGCGCGAGCGCCTGGCGGCCGCGGCCTGA
- the pheT gene encoding phenylalanine--tRNA ligase subunit beta: protein MAFLTCVCSSKTIFSSCGSSPDGGVDSERIAMKLSEQWLREWFDPGVETAQLAERLTLAGLEIEGLTAAAPPLRGVIVGEVRAVAPHPDSDHLHVCQVFDGRATHQLVCGAPNVRDGLKTAYAPPGAEIGDGRALTSNSIRGVESAGMLCSASELGLGDDASGIMELPGDAPVGAGLREFMHLDDTVVEVNLTPNRADCFCVSGVARDLAALFGGRLKSTAAAPVAAQSERRVAVELAAPMACPSYAGRVIAGINPGARTPTWMSERLRRAGVRCIHPLVDVTNYVMLELGQPMHAFDLDKLAAPIVVREACAGERIALLDDSEVELAAGTLLITDGNGPIALAGIMGGATTAVSEHTTNVFLESAFFEPVRLAGAARGYRMHTDASQRFERGVDPRQQARAIERATQLILEICGGVPGPCELTQSEAGQRPSTVVPFRPAAVKRLLGIEVPAARVAAILRSLDMQVDDSAVPWQVSAPSFRFDISIEADLVEEVARIQGYDSIPSRLPLTAGLPAVGDATSPLESRARTTLCVRGYFEAITYSFIDPSLAQAFDPEFVSVPLANPISSEMSVLRRSMWPGLAEAALHNRNRQVDDIRLFELGMVFRQDASGLVQRRQIAGLRSGSAVRVHWSDQARDTDFYDVKQDVEALLQTLHQDRVTFVTAVHPALHPGQTAALVRDGLVIGHAGALHPAISARMGFDKPLFLFEIDCDDMGARDAAQFQPISKFPAVRRDLAVVVDESVTAEACLEVAREAAGDLLRDLQLFDVYRGQGIDSGKKSLALGLIFQTLSSTLTDDEVEQAVRRVLARLRECVGGTLRD, encoded by the coding sequence ATGGCATTTCTGACCTGCGTCTGTTCTTCGAAAACGATATTCAGTTCCTGCGGCAGTTCGCCTGACGGCGGCGTCGATTCAGAGCGCATTGCAATGAAACTCAGTGAGCAATGGTTGCGTGAGTGGTTCGATCCGGGCGTCGAAACGGCGCAACTGGCCGAGCGACTGACCTTGGCTGGTCTGGAGATCGAAGGCTTGACGGCCGCCGCGCCGCCGCTCCGTGGCGTCATCGTCGGCGAGGTGCGCGCGGTCGCGCCGCATCCGGATTCCGACCATTTGCACGTCTGCCAGGTGTTCGATGGTCGCGCCACCCATCAATTGGTATGCGGCGCGCCGAACGTCCGCGACGGGCTGAAAACCGCCTACGCACCCCCCGGCGCCGAAATCGGCGACGGTCGAGCCTTGACGAGCAACTCGATTCGCGGCGTCGAGTCCGCCGGCATGCTGTGTTCCGCCAGCGAGCTGGGGCTGGGTGACGATGCGAGCGGCATCATGGAACTGCCTGGTGACGCCCCCGTGGGCGCCGGCCTGCGCGAGTTCATGCACCTCGACGACACGGTGGTCGAGGTCAACTTGACGCCCAACCGTGCCGACTGTTTTTGTGTGAGTGGCGTGGCCCGCGATCTTGCCGCCTTGTTCGGCGGCCGTTTGAAATCGACCGCGGCGGCGCCGGTGGCCGCGCAATCCGAGCGTCGCGTGGCCGTTGAACTTGCCGCGCCGATGGCGTGCCCGAGCTACGCCGGCCGCGTGATAGCGGGCATCAATCCCGGCGCCCGCACACCGACCTGGATGAGCGAGCGGCTGCGGCGTGCCGGCGTGCGCTGCATTCATCCATTGGTCGACGTGACCAATTACGTGATGCTCGAACTCGGTCAGCCCATGCACGCGTTCGATCTCGACAAGCTGGCGGCGCCCATCGTCGTGCGCGAGGCGTGCGCTGGCGAGCGCATTGCGCTCTTGGATGACAGCGAGGTTGAACTCGCCGCCGGCACGTTGCTGATCACCGACGGCAATGGTCCGATAGCGCTGGCCGGCATCATGGGGGGAGCCACCACCGCGGTGTCGGAACACACCACCAACGTGTTCCTGGAGAGCGCGTTTTTCGAGCCCGTGCGCCTGGCGGGAGCGGCGCGCGGCTACCGCATGCATACCGATGCATCGCAACGCTTCGAACGCGGTGTCGATCCGCGGCAGCAGGCGCGGGCCATCGAGCGCGCCACACAGTTGATCCTCGAGATATGCGGCGGTGTGCCGGGGCCCTGCGAGCTCACCCAAAGCGAAGCCGGACAGCGTCCGTCGACAGTGGTGCCGTTCCGACCCGCTGCCGTCAAACGCCTGCTTGGCATCGAGGTGCCCGCGGCCCGTGTCGCAGCCATCTTACGCAGTCTCGACATGCAGGTTGACGACAGCGCGGTGCCATGGCAGGTGAGTGCGCCGTCGTTTCGTTTCGATATCAGCATCGAAGCCGACCTTGTTGAAGAGGTGGCGCGCATCCAGGGCTATGACTCGATCCCGTCCCGCTTGCCGCTGACGGCTGGTTTGCCGGCGGTCGGTGACGCCACCAGCCCGCTCGAGTCGCGGGCGCGAACGACCCTGTGTGTGCGGGGGTATTTCGAGGCGATTACCTACAGCTTCATCGACCCCTCGCTGGCACAGGCCTTCGACCCGGAGTTCGTATCGGTCCCCCTCGCCAATCCCATCTCCAGTGAGATGTCGGTTTTGCGTCGCTCGATGTGGCCGGGACTGGCTGAAGCCGCGCTCCACAATCGCAATCGTCAGGTCGATGACATCCGTCTGTTCGAATTGGGCATGGTGTTTCGTCAAGATGCGTCGGGCCTCGTCCAGCGTCGGCAAATCGCTGGCCTGCGCAGTGGCTCGGCGGTTCGTGTTCATTGGTCCGATCAGGCGCGCGACACAGATTTTTACGATGTCAAACAGGATGTTGAAGCGTTATTGCAGACGTTGCATCAAGACCGGGTGACGTTTGTCACGGCTGTTCATCCAGCGCTCCATCCCGGCCAGACCGCGGCGCTGGTGCGCGACGGGCTCGTGATTGGTCATGCCGGCGCCCTGCATCCCGCCATCAGCGCCCGTATGGGTTTTGATAAGCCGCTGTTTCTGTTCGAGATTGACTGCGATGACATGGGCGCTCGCGACGCCGCTCAGTTTCAGCCCATCTCCAAATTCCCGGCGGTGCGCCGCGACCTGGCGGTCGTGGTCGACGAATCGGTGACCGCCGAAGCTTGCCTCGAAGTGGCGCGCGAGGCGGCGGGTGATTTGCTGCGTGACCTGCAGTTATTTGACGTATATCGTGGCCAAGGTATTGATTCCGGCAAAAAAAGCTTGGCCTTAGGCTTGATTTTTCAGACCCTTTCTAGCACTCTTACCGACGACGAAGTCGAGCAGGCGGTAAGGCGCGTGCTCGCGCGGTTGCGTGAGTGCGTTGGGGGAACCTTGAGGGACTAA
- a CDS encoding MerR family transcriptional regulator has product MLEASNNNELPVIPGKRYFTIGEVSELCAVKPHVLRYWEQEFPQLKPIKRRGNRRYYQRQDVILIRQIRSLLYEHGFTIGGARQKLSGDEVKADSSMSQQIVRQLRIELEEVLDILRR; this is encoded by the coding sequence ATGCTGGAAGCATCGAACAATAACGAACTGCCCGTCATTCCAGGTAAACGCTACTTCACCATTGGCGAAGTCAGTGAATTGTGTGCGGTCAAACCGCACGTCCTGCGCTACTGGGAGCAGGAATTTCCGCAACTGAAGCCGATCAAGCGCCGCGGCAATCGACGCTACTACCAGCGTCAGGACGTGATCCTGATCCGGCAGATCCGCAGTCTCTTGTACGAGCACGGGTTCACCATCGGCGGCGCCAGGCAGAAACTGTCTGGCGACGAAGTGAAGGCGGATTCGAGCATGAGCCAACAGATCGTGCGTCAACTGCGCATCGAACTGGAAGAAGTGCTGGATATTCTGCGGCGCTGA
- a CDS encoding Hpt domain-containing protein, which produces MTERIPVVIDPDLADLVPGFLNNRRRDVEKLQVLLEAGNFADIRMIGHSMKGAGGGYGFDPITDIGAAIERAALAGDGTAITAGIAQLADYLARIDVVSGA; this is translated from the coding sequence ATGACTGAGCGCATCCCTGTCGTCATCGATCCGGACCTTGCCGATCTCGTTCCCGGATTCCTCAATAATCGAAGGCGCGACGTCGAAAAATTGCAGGTCCTGCTCGAGGCCGGCAACTTTGCCGACATCCGCATGATAGGCCATAGCATGAAAGGGGCAGGCGGCGGCTACGGCTTCGACCCCATCACCGACATCGGCGCGGCCATCGAGCGGGCGGCGCTGGCGGGTGACGGCACCGCGATTACCGCGGGCATCGCGCAGCTGGCCGACTACCTGGCGCGGATCGACGTGGTCTCGGGTGCCTGA
- the pheS gene encoding phenylalanine--tRNA ligase subunit alpha has protein sequence MSDIEAIVQEATAALAAAADLNALDDLRVRYLGKKGAITALLKSLGGLPAEQRPAAGQAINDAKQRVSDQLDARKAALEAARLDERLRTEHIDVTLPGRGTVSGAVHPISIVIERIEGIFRHAGFDVARGPEVEDDFHNFEALNIPAHHPARAMHDTFYLTDGRLLRTHTSPVQIRVMEHTPPPLRIIAPGRVYRCDYDQTHSPMFHQVEGLCIDEGITMADLKGTLDVFLKTFFDRDDLKIRYRPSYFPFTEPSMEVDIKLESKHGISNWLEVMGCGMVHPAVLQKVGVDSERFTGFAFGLGVERLAMLRHGISDLRLFFENDIQFLRQFA, from the coding sequence ATGAGCGATATTGAAGCCATTGTGCAAGAAGCCACCGCCGCGCTCGCGGCGGCGGCGGACTTGAACGCGCTGGACGATTTGCGCGTGCGCTACCTCGGCAAGAAGGGTGCGATCACGGCCCTTCTTAAATCCCTTGGCGGCTTGCCCGCGGAGCAGCGTCCCGCCGCGGGCCAGGCCATCAACGACGCCAAGCAGCGAGTCAGCGACCAACTCGATGCGCGCAAGGCGGCGCTGGAGGCGGCACGACTCGATGAGCGCCTGCGCACCGAACACATCGACGTCACCTTGCCGGGCCGCGGCACCGTCAGCGGCGCCGTGCACCCGATCAGCATCGTCATCGAACGCATCGAGGGTATCTTTCGCCACGCCGGTTTCGATGTCGCCCGTGGCCCTGAAGTCGAAGACGACTTCCACAATTTCGAAGCCTTGAACATTCCCGCCCATCATCCGGCGCGGGCCATGCACGACACTTTCTACCTGACCGACGGCCGCCTGCTGCGCACCCACACGTCGCCGGTGCAGATCCGCGTGATGGAACACACGCCGCCGCCGCTGCGCATCATCGCGCCCGGCCGGGTATATCGCTGCGATTACGATCAGACCCACTCGCCGATGTTCCACCAGGTGGAAGGGCTGTGCATCGACGAAGGCATCACGATGGCCGATCTGAAGGGCACGCTGGACGTGTTCCTGAAGACCTTTTTTGATCGTGACGACCTCAAGATCCGCTATCGGCCCTCGTACTTCCCGTTCACGGAGCCATCCATGGAGGTCGACATCAAGCTCGAATCGAAGCACGGCATCAGCAACTGGCTGGAAGTCATGGGCTGCGGAATGGTGCATCCCGCGGTGCTGCAGAAAGTCGGCGTGGACAGCGAACGCTTTACCGGCTTTGCGTTCGGCCTTGGCGTGGAACGACTCGCCATGTTGCGCCATGGCATTTCTGACCTGCGTCTGTTCTTCGAAAACGATATTCAGTTCCTGCGGCAGTTCGCCTGA